The following coding sequences are from one Achromobacter sp. B7 window:
- a CDS encoding YeiH family protein, giving the protein MSTSSSTAVPLPASAAPAAAAPGTATPWRDKLNGVLFVGLMAAAVMQLADLPAIRQLGFSPLVVGIVCGMLYGNFLRGTMPADWGVGVNFTARRLLRIAVAFYGLNISIQQIAAVGLPGLAVSVAVVLGTLVIGTVVGQRLLGLDRDTAMLTAAGSAICGAAAVLAFEPTLRAAPHKSAVAVATVVLFGTLSMFLYPILYHAGWLGLDTQALGIYIGGTIHEVAQVVGAASNIDPATTEVATIVKMTRVALLVPVLLVLGMYLRSAASQSGGQAKGGKLPIPWFAVGFLVLAIINSLNIIPADAIAAIRRLDIFALTMAMTALGIETRFAQIKKAGPRVMALGLILYAWLLVGGYGIVKLAT; this is encoded by the coding sequence ATGAGCACCTCTTCCAGCACCGCCGTTCCCCTGCCCGCCTCGGCGGCGCCCGCCGCAGCCGCCCCGGGCACCGCCACACCCTGGCGCGACAAGCTCAATGGCGTGTTGTTCGTCGGCCTGATGGCGGCTGCCGTGATGCAACTGGCGGACTTGCCCGCCATTCGCCAGCTGGGCTTTTCGCCGCTGGTCGTGGGCATCGTCTGCGGCATGCTGTATGGCAATTTCCTGCGCGGCACCATGCCGGCGGACTGGGGCGTGGGCGTGAACTTCACGGCGCGCCGCCTGTTGCGCATCGCCGTGGCGTTCTACGGATTGAACATCAGCATCCAGCAGATCGCCGCCGTGGGCCTGCCCGGCCTGGCCGTGTCGGTCGCGGTAGTGCTGGGCACGTTGGTAATTGGCACGGTCGTGGGGCAGCGCCTGCTAGGCCTGGACCGCGACACCGCCATGCTGACCGCCGCCGGCAGCGCCATTTGCGGCGCGGCGGCGGTGCTGGCGTTCGAACCCACGCTGCGGGCGGCGCCCCACAAAAGCGCGGTAGCCGTGGCCACGGTCGTGCTTTTCGGCACGCTCTCCATGTTCCTGTATCCGATTCTTTATCACGCGGGCTGGCTCGGCCTGGACACGCAGGCGCTGGGCATCTATATCGGGGGCACCATCCACGAAGTGGCGCAAGTGGTGGGCGCGGCCAGCAATATCGACCCGGCCACCACCGAAGTCGCCACCATCGTCAAAATGACCCGCGTGGCGCTGCTGGTGCCGGTGCTGCTGGTGTTGGGCATGTATCTGCGCAGCGCGGCCAGCCAGTCGGGCGGCCAGGCCAAGGGCGGCAAGCTGCCCATTCCGTGGTTCGCCGTCGGCTTCCTGGTGCTGGCCATCATCAATTCGCTGAACATCATCCCCGCCGACGCCATCGCCGCCATCCGCCGCCTGGACATCTTTGCGCTGACCATGGCCATGACCGCCCTGGGCATCGAAACGCGCTTTGCCCAGATCAAGAAGGCGGGCCCCCGCGTGATGGCCCTGGGACTCATTCTGTATGCCTGGCTGTTGGTTGGCGGCTACGGCATCGTGAAGTTGGCGACCTGA
- the pagP gene encoding lipid IV(A) palmitoyltransferase PagP has product MNAKFRAAILCLLLSTFTAAAQACESLPSWAQSACNRLDQIWTEGGHDLYVSGYAWHNRATYSKEKIDSFNELAWGGGYGRSIYDEDGDWQGLYAMAFLDSHSKVEPIAGYGFLKIGQVSENFRLGAGYTVFLTARHDIMGYVPFPGILPLVGAGYKDAMFYATYIPGASGAGNVLYMFGRWHF; this is encoded by the coding sequence ATGAACGCCAAATTTCGGGCAGCGATCCTCTGTCTGCTGCTCTCGACTTTCACCGCCGCCGCGCAGGCCTGTGAAAGCCTGCCCTCGTGGGCGCAATCCGCTTGCAATCGCCTGGACCAGATCTGGACCGAAGGCGGCCACGACCTCTACGTTTCCGGCTACGCCTGGCACAACCGCGCCACGTACAGCAAAGAAAAAATCGACAGCTTCAACGAGCTGGCATGGGGCGGCGGCTATGGCCGCAGCATCTACGACGAAGACGGCGACTGGCAGGGCCTGTACGCCATGGCGTTTCTGGATTCGCACAGCAAGGTCGAGCCCATTGCCGGCTATGGCTTCCTGAAAATCGGACAGGTCAGCGAGAACTTCCGGTTGGGCGCGGGCTATACCGTCTTCCTGACCGCGCGGCACGACATCATGGGCTACGTGCCGTTTCCGGGCATCCTGCCGCTGGTGGGCGCCGGCTACAAAGACGCGATGTTCTACGCCACCTATATCCCCGGCGCGTCCGGCGCGGGCAACGTGCTGTATATGTTCGGGCGCTGGCACTTCTAA
- a CDS encoding SDR family oxidoreductase, with protein MDLGISGKTALVFGGSRGMGRACALQLAREGVAVTIAARNPQTLEQAAAEISKETGIGVGWVSADLTQATGRDAALAACPHPDILVNNADGPLPGDFRDWSRDDWIAALDAMMLGPIDMIRRVVDGMVERRFGRIVNIVSRSVKAPHAELGLSNGARSGLIGFVGGLARQTVRHNVTINNLLPGAFATDAQIRHIQGMLDEAGGKTFEQLWDERARSNPAGRYGQPEEVGALCAYLCSAQAGYMTAQSVLIDGGGYPGTY; from the coding sequence ATGGATCTGGGGATCAGTGGCAAGACGGCTTTGGTGTTTGGTGGCAGCCGGGGCATGGGGCGCGCGTGCGCCTTGCAGCTGGCGCGCGAGGGCGTGGCGGTGACTATCGCGGCACGCAACCCGCAGACGCTAGAGCAGGCGGCCGCCGAGATCTCGAAGGAAACCGGCATCGGCGTGGGCTGGGTGTCGGCCGACTTGACCCAGGCAACTGGCCGCGATGCGGCGCTGGCGGCGTGCCCGCATCCGGACATCCTCGTCAACAACGCCGACGGCCCGCTGCCCGGCGATTTTCGTGATTGGTCCCGGGACGATTGGATCGCGGCGCTGGACGCCATGATGCTGGGCCCCATCGACATGATCCGGCGCGTGGTGGACGGCATGGTCGAGCGCCGTTTTGGCCGCATCGTCAATATCGTGTCGCGCAGCGTCAAGGCGCCGCATGCGGAACTTGGCCTGTCCAACGGGGCGCGTTCGGGGCTGATCGGTTTCGTGGGTGGCCTGGCGCGCCAGACCGTGCGGCACAACGTCACCATCAACAACCTGCTGCCCGGCGCCTTCGCGACCGATGCACAGATTCGCCACATCCAGGGCATGCTGGACGAGGCGGGCGGCAAGACGTTCGAGCAACTGTGGGACGAACGCGCGCGCAGCAACCCGGCAGGGCGTTACGGGCAGCCCGAGGAAGTGGGCGCGCTGTGCGCGTATCTGTGCTCGGCGCAGGCCGGCTATATGACCGCACAAAGCGTGCTGATCGACGGCGGCGGCTACCCCGGCACGTACTAG
- a CDS encoding tripartite tricarboxylate transporter substrate binding protein: protein MKRILAGLCTLAAAGGAMVAAPVAAEERPLILVVPYPPGGSTDILARILQPRLSQQLGGRAVVVENRPGAASQIATAFVARAEPDGNTLLVSFDNHGINPAVKPKLPYDTFKDFVAISQTVRFPLVIGANPNVPGNNLKEFLAAAAKESPNKFNYASTGVGSLNHLAPEELKRLSKVELLHVPYGGGGPAIQAVVGGQANMTWLSFAALRGQIQGGKIKPLAVAGEKRLPELPNVPTVIESGFPGFVAYSWSGMFAPKGTPDATVKKLTADFKAVLADPDIKKKVTEAGFEIVASNGPELDAYVKSEYDRWSAFIKSSNINLDN from the coding sequence ATGAAGCGGATCCTGGCGGGCTTATGCACGCTGGCTGCCGCCGGGGGCGCCATGGTGGCCGCACCCGTCGCCGCCGAAGAACGGCCGTTGATCCTGGTGGTGCCGTACCCGCCGGGCGGCAGCACCGACATCCTGGCGCGCATTTTGCAGCCGCGTCTGTCGCAGCAACTGGGTGGGCGCGCGGTCGTGGTTGAAAACCGCCCCGGCGCGGCCAGCCAGATCGCCACCGCTTTCGTGGCGCGCGCCGAACCCGATGGCAATACGTTGCTGGTCAGCTTCGACAATCACGGCATCAACCCGGCCGTAAAGCCCAAGCTGCCCTACGACACCTTCAAGGACTTTGTTGCCATCTCGCAGACCGTGCGTTTTCCGCTGGTCATCGGCGCCAACCCCAATGTGCCCGGCAATAACCTGAAAGAGTTCCTGGCCGCAGCGGCGAAGGAATCGCCCAACAAATTCAACTACGCGTCCACCGGCGTGGGTTCGCTGAACCATCTGGCGCCCGAAGAACTCAAGCGCCTGTCGAAGGTTGAACTGCTGCATGTGCCGTATGGCGGCGGCGGCCCGGCCATCCAGGCCGTGGTGGGCGGGCAGGCCAATATGACGTGGCTGAGCTTTGCGGCGCTGCGCGGGCAGATCCAGGGCGGCAAGATCAAGCCCCTGGCCGTGGCCGGCGAAAAGCGCCTGCCTGAATTGCCCAACGTGCCGACGGTGATCGAATCGGGCTTTCCGGGCTTTGTCGCGTATTCCTGGAGCGGCATGTTCGCCCCGAAGGGCACGCCCGACGCGACCGTGAAAAAGCTGACGGCCGACTTCAAGGCGGTGCTGGCTGACCCGGACATCAAGAAGAAGGTGACGGAAGCGGGCTTCGAAATCGTGGCGTCGAACGGCCCCGAACTGGACGCCTACGTGAAGTCGGAATACGACCGCTGGAGCGCCTTCATCAAGAGCAGCAACATCAATCTGGATAACTGA
- a CDS encoding VOC family protein has product MLHSVGRTEFDHAVVMVRDRLDALAPHFERQGFHLSDKAVHNLGSCNRLIVLEGTYVELLGWPPGAPPARKEIADSPFGLEALVFRTYDADATYERLKAAGFAVNPVQELTRPAMLDGQEVQAKFHTVRFAEQPLPGIRMYFCRHLTPECVWSPALMAHPNGARSLIRIDARAADAQAVAERLARVADVSAEAASGGWDVPLANLRIHVQQDAAAVTPVLSTLTLENRDGAHYTLDTGL; this is encoded by the coding sequence ATGCTGCATTCTGTCGGCCGCACCGAATTCGACCACGCCGTCGTGATGGTGCGCGACCGGCTGGATGCGCTGGCGCCGCACTTTGAACGCCAGGGCTTTCACCTGAGCGACAAGGCGGTGCATAACCTGGGGTCCTGCAATCGGCTGATCGTGCTGGAAGGCACGTATGTGGAATTGCTGGGATGGCCGCCGGGGGCGCCGCCCGCCCGCAAGGAAATCGCGGATTCGCCGTTCGGGCTGGAAGCACTGGTGTTTCGCACCTATGACGCCGACGCCACCTACGAACGGCTCAAGGCAGCCGGGTTCGCCGTGAACCCTGTACAAGAACTGACTCGCCCGGCGATGCTGGACGGCCAGGAAGTGCAGGCCAAGTTCCATACCGTGCGTTTTGCCGAGCAGCCCTTGCCCGGCATCCGCATGTATTTCTGCCGACACCTGACGCCGGAATGCGTGTGGTCGCCGGCATTGATGGCGCATCCTAATGGCGCGCGCAGCCTGATTCGCATCGACGCGCGCGCGGCGGATGCGCAAGCGGTGGCCGAGCGCCTGGCGCGGGTGGCGGACGTGTCCGCCGAAGCCGCTTCGGGCGGCTGGGACGTGCCGCTGGCCAATCTGCGCATTCACGTTCAGCAAGACGCGGCAGCGGTGACGCCGGTGTTGTCCACGCTGACGCTGGAAAACCGCGACGGCGCCCACTACACGCTGGACACCGGCCTGTAG
- a CDS encoding acyl-CoA thioesterase → MTSSPKTPFTTLPANRDAVLRVMPMPADANIHGDVFGGWIMAQVDIAGSIPAARRAAGRVATVAVNAFQFKEPVFVGDLLSFYAAIVKTGTTSVTVSVEVYAQRQRLDAEVVKVTEATLTYVATDEARRSRPLPSL, encoded by the coding sequence ATGACCTCCAGCCCGAAAACCCCGTTTACGACTTTGCCCGCCAATCGCGACGCGGTATTGCGCGTCATGCCGATGCCGGCCGACGCAAATATCCACGGGGACGTTTTTGGCGGATGGATCATGGCCCAGGTGGACATCGCCGGCTCGATTCCCGCCGCGCGCCGCGCCGCCGGCCGAGTCGCCACCGTGGCGGTCAACGCCTTCCAGTTCAAAGAGCCCGTCTTCGTGGGCGACCTGCTCAGCTTTTACGCGGCCATCGTCAAGACCGGCACCACTTCGGTCACCGTGTCCGTCGAGGTCTACGCGCAGCGCCAACGCCTGGACGCTGAAGTCGTCAAGGTCACCGAGGCCACGCTGACCTACGTCGCCACCGACGAAGCGCGGCGCAGCCGCCCCCTACCTTCTCTTTGA
- a CDS encoding thiamine pyrophosphate-binding protein: MENLTGAEAMVRMLQHNGVKHIFGLCGDTSLPFYDALYRLDHGMQHILTRDERSAGYMADAYARVTGKVGVCEGPSGGGATYLLPGLVEANESSIPVLGITSDVAVGSRGKYPLTELDQEALYRPLTKWNRTIDRADQIPGMVRAAFRAMTTGKPGAAHLCFPYDVMKQQVDASDIWAQPEHGRFPAMRVAPDPADVARAAQRLVGARSPVIICGGGVVIAGASGALQELAEALKAAVCVTVSGQGSLADTHPLNAGVVGSNGGVMATRDVVAAADVVLFVGCRAGSTSTEHWRFPNRDVPILHIDVDPMVIGANYLTEVGLVGDAKLALEALGAEVEARLAHRNSDAVDGAVLAGRAKAARRAQLEPLANSLEAPIRPERVVQSLNRLLPDDAVVCADPGTPCPYFSAYYDVSRPGRHFITNRAHGALGFSMSAALGAWVGRPQSKCVSVMGDGSFGFTVGELETIVRHKAPLLMIVFSNSVYGWIKASQKAGYDERYYSVDFNRTDHARIAEAYGVKAWRVEDPAKLDAAIKAAMEHDGPALIDVVAQPLQDAAAPVSQWMG; this comes from the coding sequence ATGGAAAATTTGACCGGCGCCGAAGCCATGGTGCGGATGCTGCAACACAACGGCGTCAAACATATTTTTGGCCTGTGCGGCGACACCAGCCTGCCGTTCTACGACGCGCTGTACCGCCTGGATCACGGCATGCAGCACATCCTGACGCGCGACGAACGTAGCGCGGGCTACATGGCCGACGCCTATGCGCGCGTGACCGGCAAGGTCGGCGTGTGTGAAGGCCCCAGCGGTGGCGGCGCCACCTACCTGTTGCCTGGTTTGGTCGAGGCCAATGAATCGTCGATTCCGGTGTTGGGCATTACGTCCGACGTCGCGGTGGGCTCGCGCGGCAAGTATCCGTTGACGGAACTTGACCAGGAAGCGCTGTACCGCCCGCTGACAAAGTGGAACCGCACGATCGACCGCGCCGACCAGATCCCCGGCATGGTGCGCGCGGCGTTCCGCGCCATGACGACCGGCAAGCCCGGCGCGGCGCACCTGTGCTTTCCGTATGACGTGATGAAGCAGCAAGTGGACGCGTCCGACATCTGGGCGCAGCCCGAACACGGCCGCTTCCCCGCCATGCGCGTGGCGCCGGACCCCGCGGACGTGGCGCGTGCCGCGCAGCGCCTGGTGGGCGCGCGGTCGCCCGTCATCATCTGCGGTGGCGGTGTGGTCATCGCCGGCGCCAGCGGCGCGTTGCAGGAATTGGCCGAAGCGCTGAAGGCCGCCGTGTGCGTGACCGTGAGCGGGCAGGGCAGCCTGGCCGACACGCATCCCCTGAACGCGGGCGTGGTCGGCTCCAACGGCGGCGTGATGGCCACGCGCGACGTGGTCGCCGCAGCCGACGTGGTGCTGTTCGTGGGCTGCCGGGCCGGGTCCACGTCCACGGAACACTGGCGCTTCCCGAACCGCGACGTGCCGATCCTGCACATCGACGTCGATCCGATGGTGATCGGCGCCAACTACCTGACCGAAGTGGGCCTGGTGGGCGACGCCAAGCTGGCGTTGGAGGCCCTGGGCGCCGAAGTAGAGGCGCGTCTGGCGCACCGCAATTCGGACGCCGTGGATGGCGCTGTGCTGGCCGGCCGCGCCAAGGCCGCGCGTCGGGCGCAGTTGGAGCCGTTGGCCAACAGCCTCGAGGCCCCGATTCGCCCCGAGCGCGTCGTGCAATCGCTGAACCGGCTGCTGCCCGACGATGCCGTGGTGTGCGCGGACCCGGGCACGCCGTGCCCGTACTTTTCGGCGTACTACGACGTGTCGCGCCCCGGCCGGCATTTCATTACCAACCGCGCACATGGCGCGCTGGGCTTCTCGATGTCGGCCGCGCTGGGTGCGTGGGTGGGCCGCCCGCAGTCCAAATGCGTATCGGTCATGGGCGACGGCAGCTTCGGCTTTACCGTTGGCGAACTGGAAACCATCGTCCGCCACAAGGCGCCGTTGCTGATGATCGTGTTTTCCAATTCCGTCTACGGCTGGATCAAGGCCAGCCAGAAGGCCGGCTACGACGAGCGCTACTACAGCGTGGACTTCAACCGCACCGACCATGCCCGCATTGCCGAAGCCTATGGCGTGAAGGCATGGCGCGTGGAAGATCCCGCCAAGCTGGACGCCGCCATCAAGGCCGCCATGGAACATGACGGCCCGGCGCTGATCGACGTGGTGGCGCAGCCCTTGCAGGACGCGGCCGCGCCGGTCAGCCAGTGGATGGGCTGA
- the mgtE gene encoding magnesium transporter, whose translation MTQSAAAQKPPATPRRLDPEDAQTALAEVQERLRRQQLVADLVHRQEEGDAKAPLVEDLVHRQHEAELKTLLDGLHPADIAFILESLPKDERQAIWKLVSPEHDADVLLEVEDWVRESLIEAMDRQDLVAATGNMDADELADLAPDLPPDVVAEVQKGLTEEERAQLLEAMGYPEDSVGAIMDFEMVRVREDVTLEVVLRYLRRLHELPDHTDQIFVVDRQDKLQGILPLSRLLVSEPETEVRAVMNSDFLALNPLDSDADAAGAFERYDLVSAPVMDDQGRLIGRVTIADVVDVMREDSQEQALSRAGLQEEDIFAPVTTALRNRAPWLLFNLCTAATASFVASQFEGTVSQIVILAFLMSIVAGIGGNSGNQTMTLIIRALAMGRITGRNLWQLVKRELFVTLLVGLCGSLVAALFAWVISHSLSIALVMMAAMICNMLVGASVGVLVPMVRARFGKDPAMGSSVLLTFATDSLGFFIFLGLATIFLL comes from the coding sequence ATGACGCAGTCCGCCGCCGCGCAGAAACCGCCCGCGACGCCCCGCCGCCTCGACCCGGAAGACGCCCAGACCGCCCTGGCCGAAGTGCAGGAACGCCTGCGCCGCCAGCAGTTGGTGGCCGACCTGGTGCATCGCCAGGAAGAAGGCGATGCCAAGGCGCCGCTGGTCGAAGACCTGGTCCACCGCCAGCACGAAGCCGAACTCAAGACGCTGCTTGACGGCCTGCACCCGGCCGACATCGCCTTCATCCTGGAATCGCTGCCCAAGGACGAACGCCAGGCCATCTGGAAGCTGGTCAGCCCTGAGCACGACGCCGACGTGCTGCTGGAAGTCGAAGACTGGGTGCGCGAATCGCTGATCGAAGCGATGGACCGCCAGGACCTGGTTGCCGCCACCGGCAACATGGACGCCGACGAGTTGGCGGACCTGGCGCCCGACCTGCCGCCCGACGTGGTGGCCGAAGTGCAAAAGGGCCTGACCGAAGAAGAACGCGCGCAGCTGCTGGAAGCCATGGGCTATCCGGAAGACAGCGTGGGCGCGATCATGGACTTCGAAATGGTCCGTGTGCGCGAGGACGTTACGCTGGAAGTGGTGCTGCGCTACCTGCGCCGCCTGCACGAGCTGCCCGATCACACCGACCAGATCTTCGTCGTGGACCGCCAGGACAAGCTGCAAGGCATTCTGCCCTTGTCGCGCCTGTTGGTCAGCGAACCCGAGACGGAAGTGCGCGCCGTCATGAACTCGGACTTTCTGGCGCTGAACCCGCTGGATTCCGACGCCGACGCCGCCGGCGCGTTCGAACGCTACGACCTGGTGTCCGCGCCGGTAATGGACGACCAGGGCCGCCTGATCGGCCGCGTCACCATTGCGGACGTCGTGGACGTGATGCGTGAAGACTCGCAAGAACAAGCGCTGTCGCGTGCCGGTCTGCAAGAAGAAGACATCTTCGCGCCCGTCACCACCGCCCTGCGCAACCGCGCACCCTGGCTGCTGTTCAACCTCTGTACCGCCGCCACGGCATCTTTCGTGGCCTCCCAATTCGAAGGCACGGTCAGCCAGATCGTGATCCTGGCGTTTCTGATGTCGATTGTTGCGGGTATCGGCGGCAACTCGGGCAACCAGACCATGACGCTGATCATCCGGGCGCTGGCCATGGGCCGGATCACCGGGCGCAACCTGTGGCAGCTGGTCAAGCGTGAGCTTTTCGTGACGTTGCTGGTCGGCCTGTGCGGCAGCCTGGTGGCGGCGCTGTTCGCCTGGGTCATCTCGCATTCGCTGTCGATCGCGCTGGTGATGATGGCGGCGATGATCTGCAACATGCTGGTCGGTGCATCGGTGGGCGTGCTGGTGCCGATGGTGCGCGCGCGGTTCGGCAAGGATCCTGCAATGGGGTCGTCGGTGCTGCTGACTTTCGCCACCGATTCATTGGGCTTCTTCATCTTTCTGGGCTTGGCCACGATCTTCTTGCTGTAG
- a CDS encoding GntR family transcriptional regulator, whose amino-acid sequence MTQSPTVHRPAARTSAGQAELYGAVKAMAVRFDFKPGERINEVELARRLNVSRTPLREVLNQLMVEGFLTRSVNRGFIARLLDAKQIHSLYEYRSVLEAGIVRAACERASDEELAQLRAFVERSRDVPEDSDATRLLELDEAFHLHLAGLSRNEEFVRALESVNARIHFVRWIDMQQGRRSHTQAEHLRIVQALEQRDMDALPALMGAHIGRRLDQITDVIRTGFSTIYMRDQAEPATVAPANTTTAGEK is encoded by the coding sequence ATGACGCAGTCGCCCACCGTCCATCGTCCCGCTGCCCGCACCTCCGCGGGCCAGGCCGAGCTGTACGGCGCGGTCAAGGCGATGGCGGTGCGCTTTGATTTCAAGCCCGGCGAACGCATCAACGAAGTTGAGCTGGCGCGCCGTTTGAACGTCAGCCGTACGCCGCTGCGGGAGGTGCTGAACCAGTTGATGGTTGAAGGCTTCCTGACCCGCTCGGTCAACCGCGGATTTATCGCCCGCTTGCTGGACGCCAAGCAGATTCACAGCCTGTACGAATACCGCTCGGTGCTGGAAGCGGGCATCGTGCGCGCCGCGTGCGAGCGTGCCAGCGATGAAGAACTGGCCCAGTTGCGGGCATTTGTCGAGCGGTCGCGCGATGTGCCGGAAGACAGCGACGCCACCCGCTTGCTGGAACTGGACGAAGCGTTTCACCTGCATCTGGCGGGGCTGTCGCGCAATGAAGAATTCGTGCGGGCCCTGGAAAGCGTCAACGCCCGGATTCACTTCGTGCGCTGGATCGATATGCAGCAGGGCCGGCGCAGCCACACCCAGGCCGAACACCTGCGCATCGTGCAGGCGCTGGAACAGCGCGACATGGACGCGTTGCCCGCGCTGATGGGCGCGCATATCGGACGCCGGCTGGATCAGATTACCGACGTGATACGCACAGGCTTTTCTACGATTTACATGCGGGACCAGGCCGAACCCGCCACGGTAGCGCCGGCCAACACCACAACAGCAGGGGAAAAATAA
- a CDS encoding Lrp/AsnC family transcriptional regulator, which translates to MDQTDIKILGLLQKDATCSVAEIAEQVNLSVTPCWRRIQKLKDDGVIARNAILLDPRALGLNLTVFVSIKTSQHNEKWTQSLINAVMALPNVVEFHRMAGDIDYLLKVVVEDMAAYDRFYRRLIGAVDLLDVSASFSMEIIKSTTELPLDAV; encoded by the coding sequence ATGGACCAGACCGACATCAAGATATTGGGGTTGCTGCAAAAGGACGCCACGTGCTCGGTCGCGGAAATCGCCGAACAGGTGAATCTGTCGGTCACACCATGCTGGCGGCGAATTCAGAAGCTCAAGGACGACGGGGTCATTGCGCGCAACGCCATCTTGCTGGACCCGCGCGCGCTGGGGTTGAACCTGACCGTTTTTGTCTCGATCAAGACCAGCCAGCACAACGAAAAATGGACGCAAAGCCTGATCAACGCAGTCATGGCCTTGCCCAATGTCGTTGAATTTCACCGCATGGCGGGCGACATCGACTACCTGCTCAAGGTTGTGGTCGAGGACATGGCGGCGTATGACCGCTTCTACCGCCGGCTGATCGGCGCCGTGGACTTGCTGGACGTCAGCGCCAGCTTCTCGATGGAAATCATCAAAAGCACCACCGAATTACCGCTGGACGCGGTGTAG
- a CDS encoding LysR family transcriptional regulator → MTPDQLLTFACVADTGNISRAAQVLNLSQPAVSGQLRALQDWFGEPLYRRSGHGIALTEAGERLAEQARQLRQVYRQAQAVRESWRGLETGALRLGASTTPASYLLPRLVADFRSAFPAVSLHLSDGNTREIVERLPALDLAFIEGDVPSGLPADTAVHAWRQDEVVAIVRADHALASKGAVTLRDLAASALVMREPGSGVRRLVERAFADAGLAPSVGLELAGVEGVKQAVRAGLGVGFVSVMSMRHEDGALAALRLLPRPLTRTLSILVPHADAAARAAERFLAMCLAVGAADGG, encoded by the coding sequence ATGACCCCTGACCAACTCCTCACATTCGCCTGCGTGGCCGATACCGGCAACATCAGCCGCGCGGCGCAGGTGTTGAATTTGTCTCAGCCGGCCGTATCCGGGCAGTTGCGTGCGCTACAAGATTGGTTTGGCGAACCGCTGTACCGGCGCAGCGGCCATGGCATTGCGCTGACCGAGGCCGGCGAGCGTCTGGCCGAACAGGCACGGCAGCTGCGGCAGGTGTACCGGCAGGCGCAGGCCGTCCGGGAATCGTGGCGCGGGCTGGAAACGGGCGCGTTGCGGCTGGGCGCCAGCACCACGCCCGCCAGCTATCTGCTGCCCCGGCTGGTGGCCGACTTCCGTTCCGCCTTTCCGGCGGTCAGCCTGCATCTGTCAGATGGCAACACCCGCGAAATCGTCGAGCGCTTGCCCGCGCTGGACCTGGCTTTTATTGAAGGGGATGTGCCCTCGGGGCTGCCCGCCGACACGGCCGTACATGCGTGGCGCCAGGACGAAGTGGTGGCGATCGTGCGCGCCGACCACGCGCTGGCGTCCAAGGGCGCGGTGACCTTGCGTGATCTGGCGGCGTCTGCCCTGGTTATGCGCGAGCCCGGTTCCGGCGTGCGTCGGCTGGTCGAGCGCGCCTTTGCCGATGCCGGTCTGGCGCCGTCGGTGGGGCTGGAATTGGCGGGGGTGGAAGGGGTGAAGCAGGCGGTGCGGGCGGGGCTGGGCGTGGGCTTTGTGTCCGTCATGTCGATGCGGCATGAAGACGGCGCCCTGGCGGCGCTGCGCTTGTTGCCCCGGCCGTTGACGCGCACCCTGAGCATCCTGGTGCCGCATGCGGATGCGGCCGCCCGCGCCGCTGAACGCTTTCTGGCGATGTGCCTGGCGGTCGGGGCGGCGGACGGCGGGTAG
- a CDS encoding gamma-glutamylcyclotransferase — translation MSFAVPAGCAGLEKTRQALSVDDLLAGWNGVDDLWVFAYGSLIWHPGFAWRERRLATVRGYHRSLCLWSRDHRGSPDNPGLVFGLNRGGCCRGVAYQIAAADVPDVFQALWRREMVTGAYTPRWLTCHTESAPVRGLVFLLNRACDEYAADLCDDRLIASVRSAVGHSGPCLDYVVETERALRAHGIDDWRLGDLVRRLGQAF, via the coding sequence ATGTCGTTCGCAGTACCCGCCGGCTGTGCCGGTCTGGAAAAAACGCGGCAAGCGCTATCGGTGGACGACCTGTTGGCCGGCTGGAACGGCGTCGACGACTTGTGGGTGTTCGCCTACGGTTCCCTGATCTGGCATCCCGGCTTTGCGTGGCGCGAACGCCGCCTGGCAACCGTGCGCGGCTATCACCGGTCCTTGTGCCTGTGGTCGCGCGATCATCGTGGTTCTCCTGACAACCCGGGGCTGGTGTTCGGCTTGAACCGGGGCGGTTGCTGCCGGGGCGTGGCGTATCAAATCGCCGCCGCCGATGTGCCCGACGTGTTCCAGGCGCTGTGGCGCCGCGAGATGGTGACGGGCGCCTATACGCCCCGCTGGCTGACCTGCCACACCGAATCCGCGCCGGTGCGCGGGCTGGTATTCCTGCTGAATCGCGCCTGCGACGAATATGCCGCCGATCTTTGCGACGATCGCCTGATCGCGTCCGTGCGCAGCGCCGTGGGACACTCCGGGCCTTGCCTGGATTACGTGGTGGAAACCGAACGCGCGTTGCGCGCCCACGGGATCGACGACTGGCGGCTGGGCGATCTGGTGCGCAGGCTGGGCCAGGCGTTTTAA